The Schistocerca americana isolate TAMUIC-IGC-003095 chromosome 5, iqSchAmer2.1, whole genome shotgun sequence genome includes a window with the following:
- the LOC124616703 gene encoding uncharacterized protein LOC124616703, producing the protein MQGASSSSERLEQMDTGLPCESQEEMPETLHMETVPDKRNNDLIDEIKARLIDFSNKSPEEMKKGLEVMCEKLGKLKTPSACASYLANFGEGKSRKYRGNYIPVQPTAISRRKNKLAGRRCHPGGKQRPHSKQSKEFVKTVEISEMATFPSPAMQSSQSASDF; encoded by the exons ATGCAGGGGGCTTCAAGTTCTTCGGAACGTTTGGAGCAAATGGACACAGGTTTGCCCTGTGAAAGCCAAGAAGAGATGCCAGAGACACTTCACATGGAGACAGTTCCAGacaaaagaaataatgatttaatCGACGAGATAAAAGCTCGTCTCATAGATTTTTCAAATAAATCCCCTGAGGAAATGAAGAAAGGCCTTGAAGTCATGTGCGAAAAATTGGGAAAGCTTAAAACGCCATCTGCATGTGCATCTTATTTGGCAAATTTTGGTGAAG GAAAATCTAGAAAATATCGTGGTAACTATATTCCCGTTCAGCCCACTGCAATAAGCAGAAGAAAAAACAAGTTGGCAGGTCGCAGATGTCATCCGGGGGGGAAACAAAGACCACACTCTAagcaaagcaaggaatttgtaaagaCAGTAGAAATTTCTGAAATG gcTACCTTTCCATCACCAGCTATGCAATCATCCCAGTCAGCTTCAGACTTTTGA